A window of the Nitrosopumilus ureiphilus genome harbors these coding sequences:
- a CDS encoding mechanosensitive ion channel family protein has translation MVFEFLQSLETIEITGGLTFLSLLIGGIIMGVGIIIARTFRLLFTKYYAPKLPQDSAKNFGKLIYFGIIILSFLVFTSTTGVDFSGLLIAGGIFGIVIGFATQSVVSNLISGIFLMIEKPVKQGDKIDIPGSDISGTLLDINTFSVRVRRFDGTIIRIPNESFFTSNIRSLSSTPVRRSEAIIGIAYKEDLDGAISVIEKQIRKSMSFVLTLPKPEFRIKELADSSVNIEILVWHPRDDWDQVGPHLLKVAKKALDTAGIEIPFPQRVIWQPKE, from the coding sequence ATGGTATTTGAATTCCTTCAAAGTTTGGAAACAATAGAAATCACTGGTGGTTTAACTTTTCTTTCGCTACTTATTGGCGGAATAATTATGGGTGTTGGAATAATTATTGCAAGAACATTCAGGCTTCTTTTTACAAAATATTATGCGCCAAAGCTTCCACAAGATTCTGCAAAAAACTTTGGCAAGTTAATTTATTTTGGAATAATAATTCTGTCATTTTTGGTTTTTACATCAACTACAGGTGTTGATTTTTCTGGTTTACTTATTGCAGGTGGAATATTTGGAATTGTGATTGGTTTTGCAACACAGTCAGTTGTTTCAAATTTAATTTCAGGTATTTTCTTGATGATTGAAAAACCTGTTAAACAAGGAGACAAAATTGACATTCCTGGCTCTGATATTTCTGGAACTTTATTGGACATTAATACATTCTCAGTTCGTGTAAGGAGATTTGATGGAACTATTATTCGAATACCTAATGAGTCCTTTTTTACATCCAACATTCGTTCCCTTTCGTCAACACCAGTAAGAAGATCTGAGGCAATAATTGGAATTGCCTACAAGGAAGACCTAGATGGTGCTATTTCCGTAATTGAAAAACAAATCCGTAAATCTATGTCCTTTGTTTTGACACTGCCCAAGCCAGAATTTAGAATTAAAGAATTAGCTGATTCCAGTGTCAATATAGAAATTCTTGTATGGCATCCTAGAGATGATTGGGATCAAGTAGGCCCCCATTTACTTAAAGTTGCTAAAAAAGCACTGGATACTGCTGGAATAGAGATTCCATTCCCTCAGCGGGTAATCTGGCAACCAAAGGAATAG
- a CDS encoding zinc-ribbon domain-containing protein, with amino-acid sequence MKLESCRNCGKELWQNQTICPHCGREREQENPE; translated from the coding sequence ATGAAACTCGAATCTTGTAGAAACTGTGGAAAAGAATTATGGCAAAATCAGACGATTTGTCCACACTGTGGGCGTGAAAGGGAACAAGAGAATCCTGAATAG
- a CDS encoding biotin--[acetyl-CoA-carboxylase] ligase has translation MIYNSFDSPGLVKVLTFLQTHNTEYLSGQDLSDVLRISRVAIWKHIKKIQELGYTVESKQKLGYKLTSNSDALLPWEITSGLKTKKIGKKAYYFDSLDSTQSQAVKMSEDPINDGTIIIAAKQTEGKGRLGRKWISPKGGIWFSIILQPKFDISITTLFPIASSLALSYAIEKTFKITPELKWPNDLTIKGKKVAGMLVDVSLESNKIESLVLGVGINFDVDVKQIEKTLKGTPNFYGVVSLSEQKKKVKPRILVQTFLAELEKIYELLNTKQTKDIISEWTKRSSTIGKKVELNTIEGKIKGDAIKIDDDGALIVSEKNKTSKVIAGDIIYLSK, from the coding sequence TTGATTTACAATTCATTTGACAGTCCAGGATTAGTAAAGGTACTAACATTTTTGCAGACACACAACACCGAATATTTGTCAGGTCAAGATTTGAGTGATGTCCTAAGAATTAGCAGAGTTGCAATATGGAAGCACATAAAAAAAATTCAAGAGTTAGGATACACTGTTGAATCAAAACAAAAATTAGGATACAAGCTTACATCAAATTCTGATGCTCTTTTACCTTGGGAGATTACATCGGGGTTAAAAACAAAAAAGATTGGGAAGAAGGCATATTATTTTGATTCATTAGATTCCACTCAGAGCCAAGCGGTAAAAATGTCAGAAGATCCTATAAATGATGGGACCATAATTATTGCAGCAAAGCAGACAGAGGGAAAGGGGAGATTGGGAAGAAAATGGATCTCGCCTAAAGGAGGTATTTGGTTTTCAATAATTTTACAACCAAAATTTGATATTTCAATTACAACTCTATTTCCAATTGCATCATCACTTGCATTATCTTATGCCATAGAAAAAACATTCAAAATTACACCGGAATTAAAATGGCCAAATGATTTGACAATAAAGGGCAAAAAAGTTGCAGGAATGTTAGTTGACGTATCCTTAGAATCAAACAAGATCGAAAGTTTAGTTTTAGGAGTTGGAATTAATTTTGATGTGGATGTAAAACAGATTGAAAAAACGCTCAAAGGGACACCCAATTTTTATGGAGTGGTTTCACTAAGTGAACAGAAAAAGAAAGTGAAACCAAGAATACTAGTTCAGACATTTTTAGCAGAATTAGAAAAAATTTATGAATTACTAAATACAAAGCAAACAAAAGATATCATTTCAGAGTGGACAAAAAGATCATCGACAATTGGAAAGAAAGTAGAACTCAATACAATAGAGGGTAAAATTAAAGGAGACGCAATCAAAATTGATGATGACGGAGCATTAATTGTATCAGAGAAAAACAAAACAAGCAAAGTAATTGCAGGCGATATCATTTATCTATCAAAATAG
- a CDS encoding transcription initiation factor IIB, with translation MLKNTMISGPKCPSCGNPKIVTDQDTGELFCGKCGFVVTDKIADTGAEWRSFSNDETNRTRVGAGTSLTMHDMGLSTVIGAANKDSTGKPLSASVKSSIERLRTWDSRTQAHSSADRNLRQALNEMDKLKDKLALTDAVVEKAAYIYRKAMERKLVRGRSIQGLVAACLYASCRNTETPRTLDDIAKGINIRRKDVARCYRLIFRELELKMPVVDPIKGVSRIASIAELGEKSKRKAIEILNQAKTMGIVAGKDPMGIAAAALYLACISTGEMKSQKDISVASGVTEVTIRNRCAGLRKMLND, from the coding sequence ATGCTTAAAAATACAATGATTTCAGGGCCAAAATGCCCATCTTGTGGAAATCCAAAAATAGTTACAGATCAAGACACTGGAGAATTGTTTTGTGGTAAATGTGGATTTGTAGTCACAGACAAGATTGCAGATACAGGTGCTGAGTGGCGTTCTTTTTCAAATGATGAGACAAATAGAACCAGAGTAGGAGCTGGAACATCGTTGACAATGCATGATATGGGACTATCAACAGTGATTGGAGCTGCTAACAAAGACTCTACAGGAAAACCACTATCTGCAAGTGTAAAGAGTTCCATTGAAAGATTAAGAACTTGGGACAGTAGAACACAAGCACATTCATCTGCAGACAGAAATCTAAGACAAGCTCTAAATGAAATGGACAAGTTAAAAGATAAACTTGCATTAACGGATGCAGTAGTAGAGAAAGCAGCTTATATTTACAGAAAAGCTATGGAGCGAAAATTAGTCAGAGGTAGATCAATTCAAGGACTGGTTGCAGCATGTCTTTATGCATCATGTAGAAATACAGAAACCCCCAGAACACTAGATGACATTGCAAAAGGAATCAACATTAGAAGAAAAGATGTTGCAAGATGTTATAGATTAATTTTCAGAGAACTGGAATTAAAAATGCCAGTAGTTGATCCTATCAAAGGAGTTTCAAGAATTGCAAGTATTGCAGAGTTAGGTGAGAAGAGTAAACGAAAGGCAATTGAGATTTTAAACCAGGCTAAAACAATGGGCATTGTAGCAGGAAAAGATCCAATGGGCATCGCAGCTGCTGCATTATATTTAGCTTGTATTAGTACAGGAGAAATGAAATCTCAGAAAGATATCTCTGTGGCATCAGGAGTGACAGAAGTCACCATAAGAAATAGATGTGCAGGATTAAGAAAAATGCTTAATGATTGA
- a CDS encoding M57 family metalloprotease: MKKDTMSILNFLVIVLFISSIVTVTAFAQTEKEAETRFNQATDLFVNGNYKQAIAIYDDILEIAPNNISTLKMKGIAQSNLEDHTNSLKQFFKVLQQSPKDALALTGMGVGFGNLGEYQEAISYIKRAHNEKPNSTVVNNYKEFIEKVISKYPYTPTEKPKGLEKEFITSIPEWVKPIAKWWSEGSIEDAEFVSALLYLIDNKIIQIPPVETQNVSNEIPKWIKNNAGWWAEGEIDDDAFVSGIQYMIEQGIVTVNLQDINKKSQDELDHEFYLFEKYLRNISNNIAKEKRYIEFPNPSQDVIKKFLRDYVKWNFEAEAAKASSSFPDPTYEIVDETYIILYKVFINEQPTGLPLDHVNTLQNSLAFWENQELNTNDQKAKIKFEITNQKYKANVWVTWVVRDIGEGVLGHAHLGKGVVEVTLGDYNCDGSFQLYDVKSVETIMTHELGHSIGLKHVEDQKNIMYPSYTPSYAYCLLS, translated from the coding sequence ATGAAAAAAGATACAATGTCAATCCTTAATTTTCTAGTCATAGTTTTGTTTATTTCATCAATTGTCACAGTGACTGCTTTTGCACAAACAGAAAAAGAAGCAGAAACAAGGTTTAATCAAGCAACAGATCTATTTGTTAACGGAAATTATAAGCAGGCAATAGCAATTTATGACGATATTTTAGAGATTGCACCAAATAACATTTCAACACTAAAGATGAAAGGAATAGCACAGAGTAACCTCGAGGATCATACAAATTCATTAAAACAGTTTTTCAAAGTTTTGCAACAGTCTCCAAAAGATGCACTTGCATTGACTGGGATGGGAGTAGGATTTGGAAATTTAGGAGAATATCAAGAAGCCATATCATATATCAAAAGAGCACATAATGAAAAACCAAATAGCACAGTAGTTAATAATTATAAAGAATTTATCGAAAAGGTTATTTCAAAATATCCATACACACCAACAGAAAAACCAAAGGGGTTAGAAAAAGAGTTCATCACATCAATTCCTGAATGGGTAAAACCAATAGCAAAATGGTGGTCTGAAGGAAGTATTGAGGATGCAGAATTTGTTTCAGCATTACTATACCTTATTGATAATAAAATTATTCAAATCCCACCTGTAGAAACACAGAATGTCTCAAATGAAATTCCAAAATGGATTAAAAATAATGCAGGATGGTGGGCAGAGGGTGAAATAGATGATGATGCATTTGTTTCAGGAATTCAATACATGATTGAACAAGGTATAGTCACAGTAAATCTTCAAGACATAAATAAAAAATCACAAGATGAGTTAGACCATGAATTTTACTTGTTTGAGAAATATCTAAGAAACATATCAAACAATATTGCCAAGGAAAAAAGATACATTGAATTTCCAAATCCCAGTCAAGATGTAATAAAGAAATTCCTTAGAGACTATGTTAAATGGAATTTTGAGGCAGAAGCAGCTAAAGCATCCAGTAGTTTCCCAGATCCTACATACGAGATAGTTGATGAAACATACATTATTTTATACAAAGTATTCATCAATGAACAGCCAACAGGACTTCCATTAGATCATGTCAACACATTACAGAACTCATTAGCATTTTGGGAGAATCAAGAATTGAATACAAATGATCAAAAAGCCAAAATAAAATTCGAAATAACAAATCAAAAATATAAAGCAAATGTATGGGTAACATGGGTAGTTCGAGATATTGGTGAAGGAGTTTTAGGCCATGCTCATCTTGGAAAGGGAGTAGTAGAAGTGACATTGGGAGATTATAATTGTGATGGAAGTTTTCAATTGTATGATGTAAAAAGTGTGGAGACAATCATGACACATGAATTAGGGCATTCAATAGGTTTGAAACACGTAGAGGATCAAAAGAACATAATGTATCCATCTTACACGCCATCATATGCATATTGTCTATTAAGTTAA
- a CDS encoding tyrosine-type recombinase/integrase → MSLELFTDEDYFSRMFRKSESKRTEHSARVSLKIFDIFCKHQGTTINEMIEMYQKLSKESDIRSICLSLDKFVNFLDQDHEGISKRKSPKTIKTYFGFVKSYLRICHGVKVSIDDVKDYIQFPKPRKVPRKAIPIKVLKLICNNASPQRRALYYTLISSGMRLGEALSLTKKNFHTNENPVRITIDAENTKTKESRETFITSEAFEKVQPILESKGDDEFVFTEYKDNIQAVINEDQVFGDLRVRLGLTERYIEQYFDAKHINLEELAVKYGLKEQRTILLPCKQPDFNEVSN, encoded by the coding sequence ATGAGTTTAGAACTATTTACAGATGAAGATTATTTCAGTCGAATGTTTAGAAAATCAGAATCAAAAAGAACAGAACATTCAGCCCGAGTATCTCTAAAAATCTTTGATATTTTTTGCAAACATCAAGGAACAACAATTAACGAGATGATAGAGATGTACCAAAAATTATCTAAAGAATCTGATATTCGAAGTATCTGTCTATCTTTGGATAAGTTTGTGAATTTTCTTGATCAAGACCATGAAGGAATATCAAAAAGAAAAAGCCCTAAAACCATTAAAACTTACTTTGGTTTTGTAAAGTCATATCTCAGAATCTGTCACGGTGTCAAGGTATCAATAGATGATGTAAAAGATTACATTCAATTCCCAAAACCGAGAAAAGTACCACGTAAAGCCATACCCATCAAAGTCTTAAAACTAATTTGTAATAATGCTAGTCCGCAAAGACGTGCATTATACTATACCCTCATATCATCCGGTATGCGATTAGGTGAAGCGTTATCTCTAACAAAAAAGAACTTTCATACAAACGAAAATCCGGTAAGAATCACAATAGATGCTGAAAACACAAAGACTAAAGAAAGCCGTGAAACCTTCATCACATCAGAAGCTTTTGAGAAAGTACAGCCTATCTTAGAATCAAAAGGCGATGATGAGTTCGTGTTTACTGAATACAAAGATAACATTCAGGCTGTGATCAATGAAGATCAAGTATTTGGTGATCTAAGAGTTAGACTTGGTTTAACTGAAAGATACATTGAACAATACTTTGATGCAAAACATATCAATCTTGAAGAACTTGCAGTAAAATACGGATTAAAAGAACAAAGAACAATTCTATTACCTTGTAAACAACCAGACTTTAACGAGGTGTCAAATTGA
- a CDS encoding CoA-binding protein, with translation MEQDEHTDEQIRDFLSMRKVAVIGMSKNSSKAAHYVPKYLSENGYDVIPINPTADEILGKKCYDSVSEIDEVDIVDIFRPSDQVLSIIQDAIKKKPKVIWLQEGIHNSKAEELARKEGIDVVFNRCMLAEHQRLMK, from the coding sequence ATGGAACAAGATGAGCACACTGACGAACAAATCCGTGATTTTCTTTCAATGAGAAAAGTTGCAGTTATTGGAATGTCTAAAAATTCATCTAAAGCAGCACACTATGTGCCAAAATACCTTTCTGAGAATGGATATGACGTTATTCCTATAAATCCTACCGCTGATGAAATATTGGGTAAAAAATGCTATGATTCTGTTTCAGAAATTGACGAAGTTGACATTGTAGATATTTTCCGACCATCAGATCAAGTTTTATCTATAATACAAGATGCAATCAAGAAAAAACCCAAAGTAATATGGCTACAAGAAGGAATCCATAATTCTAAAGCAGAAGAACTAGCTCGAAAAGAAGGAATTGATGTTGTCTTCAATAGATGTATGCTTGCAGAACATCAGAGATTGATGAAATAA
- a CDS encoding redox-regulated ATPase YchF, translated as MTIKLGLIGKTNTGKTTFFNSATLSSEEISSYPFTTKAPVSGIAHAITLCVHPEFKIQDNPNNSKCLDGWRYIPIELIDLPGLIKDAWKGKGLGNQFLSIAAQSDALLHVVDASGGVDSTGKITEVGTGDPISDFADIEEELIMWYHKILEGNREKVSKLIRTGTDISDAITDLYRGIGVNKNHVKETFLATGLEEKDFDNFDMVDSKKFASHLRKISKPTLIVANKVDVEGADKNFVRLRERYNDSIVIPVSGDSEFSLRRAEQKGLIKYSPGSEQFEIIKSEDLNEKQINALNFIKKGIMGEYMRTGVQFAINVAVFKLLKMNSIYPVANETNLTDKKGRILPDLILLKDGATISDLAKEIHTDLTKGLLYGKDLRYNLRLPVDYQLRDRDVVSLVSAGKNN; from the coding sequence ATGACTATCAAACTTGGTTTAATTGGCAAAACCAATACTGGAAAAACCACCTTCTTTAATTCTGCAACATTATCCTCTGAAGAAATTTCATCTTATCCATTTACTACCAAAGCACCTGTGTCTGGAATTGCACATGCCATTACATTATGTGTTCATCCAGAATTTAAAATTCAAGATAACCCAAACAATTCGAAATGTCTTGATGGGTGGCGATACATTCCAATAGAATTGATAGACTTGCCAGGACTAATCAAAGATGCTTGGAAAGGCAAAGGACTGGGAAACCAATTTTTATCAATTGCTGCTCAATCTGATGCTTTACTTCATGTTGTAGATGCATCTGGTGGAGTTGATTCTACTGGAAAAATTACCGAAGTTGGAACTGGTGATCCAATATCTGATTTTGCAGATATTGAAGAGGAATTAATCATGTGGTACCATAAAATTTTGGAAGGTAATAGGGAGAAGGTATCAAAACTAATCAGAACGGGAACTGATATTTCTGATGCCATAACTGATTTGTATCGAGGAATTGGGGTAAACAAGAATCATGTTAAAGAAACATTTTTGGCAACAGGATTGGAGGAAAAAGACTTTGATAATTTTGATATGGTTGATAGCAAGAAATTTGCATCTCATCTGAGAAAAATTTCTAAACCTACCTTGATTGTAGCAAACAAAGTTGATGTCGAAGGAGCAGACAAAAATTTTGTAAGACTGAGAGAGCGCTATAATGACTCTATAGTTATTCCAGTTAGTGGAGACAGTGAATTCAGTTTAAGACGTGCAGAACAGAAAGGATTGATAAAATATTCTCCAGGATCTGAGCAATTTGAAATAATTAAATCTGAAGATCTAAATGAGAAACAAATCAATGCACTCAATTTCATCAAAAAAGGTATAATGGGCGAATACATGAGAACTGGAGTTCAATTTGCAATTAATGTTGCAGTATTCAAACTGCTCAAAATGAACTCAATTTATCCAGTGGCCAATGAGACAAATCTGACTGATAAAAAGGGACGAATTCTACCCGATTTGATATTGCTAAAAGACGGTGCGACAATAAGTGATCTTGCCAAAGAAATCCATACTGATTTGACTAAGGGACTTCTATATGGCAAAGATTTGCGATACAACCTAAGGTTGCCTGTTGATTATCAACTAAGAGATAGAGATGTTGTATCTCTAGTTAGCGCAGGAAAAAACAACTAG
- a CDS encoding DUF432 domain-containing protein — protein MSDSDSSFSNYGIYTIEDNTEFSLPNVIIKIEKIGDHVFSYIRKDVEDNIVKKIIPVSSSKLTIELSPVRPLNYPARRTSYMYLDFETPIFLSEGSAASVFVRCPIEIGIFLIHDGHKDSLDWVDCEPLNSRFCLYGTPESGTLCKYAPSEIVESYDDSIPFTNGVLKIDIKNDLDKGLTVSKIVFPITDNSVYYKNSKAIFDSLKAVLKKKLTLEILDVTSQSIETDWTKSPTYERVESIKRVDLSVE, from the coding sequence ATGAGTGATTCTGATTCCTCTTTTTCTAATTATGGTATTTACACTATTGAGGATAACACTGAATTTTCACTCCCTAACGTCATTATCAAAATTGAAAAAATCGGGGATCATGTATTTTCTTACATTAGAAAAGATGTTGAGGATAACATTGTTAAAAAAATAATTCCTGTATCTTCATCGAAACTTACAATTGAACTATCTCCAGTTAGACCATTAAATTATCCTGCTAGGAGAACCTCCTACATGTATTTGGATTTTGAAACACCTATTTTTCTATCAGAAGGTTCAGCTGCCAGTGTTTTTGTTCGATGTCCTATCGAAATAGGCATATTCCTAATCCATGATGGACACAAAGATTCTCTGGATTGGGTTGATTGTGAACCATTAAACTCAAGATTTTGTCTATATGGGACCCCCGAATCTGGAACTCTTTGTAAATATGCACCATCAGAAATAGTTGAATCTTATGATGATTCAATCCCATTTACCAATGGTGTTTTAAAAATTGATATTAAAAACGATTTAGATAAAGGATTGACAGTCTCCAAAATCGTTTTCCCAATAACTGATAATTCTGTATATTATAAAAATTCAAAAGCAATTTTTGATTCATTGAAGGCTGTACTAAAGAAAAAACTCACTCTTGAAATTCTTGATGTTACTAGTCAGTCAATTGAAACTGATTGGACAAAATCCCCAACATATGAACGAGTTGAAAGTATAAAACGAGTGGACCTGAGTGTTGAATAA
- a CDS encoding Nre family DNA repair protein, producing MSSNSQDIRRAILSKWHETLSKHGNLFSSDSISGTSPPSVFVGSYNYPKVFVGPMVPPIHGDTSLLDSPERWKEKSLEDIVNFRLNLVRGIQTTSIDQTEGRYIENLQEIAMSSKPIDSDLTFEKSTSSHVSLDGESAPFGPIGVIATAKFSGTTSEKSIEKIFYDKDLKAQDAVLNLYDSGIEISKIQKCFSIGMLGQKRKLVPTKWSITATDDIISKSLVGKILDYNLIDSCRLFSYEHLGNVFTVILFPHRWIYEMIEAWYSNGVLGFGSDYEDARGIDHPPAIAGAYFAAKLGVLEFLVKHKIQAGVVILREIRPEYAIPVGVWQVREGIREAMKQNPVFADNFDSALALASNKMSISKSEWLSHGNILKLMRQKTLSDFF from the coding sequence GTGTCCTCTAATTCTCAAGATATTAGACGCGCAATTTTATCTAAATGGCATGAGACGCTTTCAAAACATGGTAATCTCTTTTCGTCTGATTCGATAAGTGGAACTAGTCCCCCATCTGTCTTTGTTGGGTCTTATAATTATCCCAAAGTCTTTGTTGGTCCAATGGTTCCACCAATTCATGGTGATACTAGTCTGCTTGATAGTCCTGAAAGATGGAAAGAAAAATCATTAGAGGACATTGTGAATTTTAGATTGAATTTAGTTCGTGGAATACAAACCACTTCTATTGATCAAACTGAAGGAAGATACATTGAAAACCTTCAAGAGATTGCAATGTCTTCAAAACCAATTGATTCTGATTTAACATTTGAAAAATCAACATCTTCTCATGTTTCTCTTGATGGAGAAAGTGCACCATTTGGTCCAATTGGGGTTATTGCTACTGCGAAATTTTCTGGAACAACTTCAGAAAAATCAATTGAAAAAATATTCTATGATAAAGATTTGAAAGCACAGGATGCTGTATTGAATTTGTATGATTCTGGAATCGAAATTTCAAAAATTCAAAAATGTTTCAGTATTGGAATGCTCGGTCAAAAAAGAAAACTGGTTCCAACTAAATGGAGTATTACTGCAACTGACGATATTATTTCAAAATCACTGGTTGGCAAAATTTTAGATTATAACCTTATTGATTCATGTAGACTTTTTTCCTATGAACATTTAGGAAATGTCTTCACCGTTATTTTGTTTCCCCATAGATGGATCTATGAAATGATTGAGGCTTGGTATTCTAATGGTGTTTTAGGATTTGGCTCTGATTATGAGGATGCAAGAGGAATTGATCATCCTCCTGCAATAGCTGGAGCCTATTTTGCAGCAAAATTAGGTGTTTTGGAATTTTTGGTAAAACATAAAATTCAGGCAGGAGTTGTAATATTGCGAGAAATACGGCCTGAATATGCCATCCCCGTTGGTGTCTGGCAAGTTCGTGAGGGTATACGTGAAGCAATGAAACAAAATCCAGTGTTTGCTGATAATTTTGATAGTGCGTTGGCCTTGGCATCAAATAAAATGAGTATTAGTAAATCAGAATGGCTTTCACATGGAAATATTTTAAAATTAATGCGGCAGAAAACGTTGTCTGACTTTTTTTAA
- a CDS encoding HNH endonuclease signature motif containing protein, which produces MKSIAILSIILLLSITIIPSFSQTGSRDIMSEYCQDNWQHDPVRCADFIPEGYGERVAEITQNKFTSEDEMRRQQLAQNPDLKCPSGTYYGLDNQGNPACRDTQSNQIVDPNTGMRYDSQTGDVVLQDEQIGYVVIGVIIFIIIIAVIAKTSQSKSEPEYTEKQSRRSFGREIESQTLRKQDNRCNDCGRRIGLVNGRLVYFDYDHIDGRSWNTDPSNCQALCKNCHTHKTERERNSNP; this is translated from the coding sequence ATGAAATCTATTGCCATTCTGTCAATTATTCTCCTTTTATCTATTACAATCATTCCTAGTTTTTCACAGACAGGTTCTAGGGATATAATGAGTGAATACTGTCAGGATAATTGGCAACATGATCCGGTTAGATGTGCAGATTTTATACCTGAGGGATATGGTGAACGAGTAGCCGAAATTACTCAAAATAAATTTACATCAGAAGATGAAATGAGACGACAACAATTAGCACAGAATCCTGATTTGAAATGTCCGTCTGGAACATATTATGGATTAGATAATCAAGGAAATCCTGCATGCAGAGATACTCAAAGTAACCAAATTGTTGATCCCAATACAGGAATGAGATATGATTCACAAACAGGTGATGTTGTTCTTCAAGATGAACAAATTGGATATGTTGTGATAGGTGTAATCATTTTCATCATAATTATTGCAGTAATTGCAAAAACTTCTCAATCAAAATCAGAACCAGAATATACAGAAAAACAATCTAGACGTTCATTTGGTAGAGAAATTGAATCACAAACTTTGAGAAAACAAGATAATAGGTGTAATGATTGTGGTAGGAGAATAGGTCTAGTTAATGGCAGATTAGTTTACTTTGACTATGATCACATAGATGGCCGTTCTTGGAATACTGATCCTAGTAACTGTCAAGCACTTTGTAAGAATTGCCATACGCATAAGACAGAACGAGAAAGAAATTCCAATCCTTGA
- a CDS encoding cobalamin-binding protein — translation MPKRIVSFLPSATELLYEFGVQEDLYGVTHECRFPHDAKTKPRIINSVINSEKLTSNEIDIMTCQLLNDGKDIFTIDEKNLKKANPDLIISQKTCEVCAAYTNQVNKALQILQTKPILHTMDPHNIQEIIQSVIELGKILHRESKAREITESLERRVQNIKMKHNNEKAKVVTIEWIEPFFTAGHWIPEMIEIAGGINMISKTGEHSRRMDFQEVVEADPDIIIVMPCGFDRKRTISEYNNILKGNEKWNSLKAVKNNQIFAVDADSFFSKPSIRTIGGLEILAKIIQPDEFGNLQVLEESFSQIA, via the coding sequence TTGCCTAAAAGAATAGTCTCGTTTTTGCCTAGTGCGACAGAATTACTATATGAATTTGGAGTACAGGAGGATTTGTATGGAGTCACACATGAATGCAGATTTCCTCATGATGCAAAAACAAAGCCACGAATTATCAATTCAGTAATTAATTCAGAGAAATTAACAAGCAATGAAATTGATATAATGACCTGTCAATTACTAAATGACGGGAAAGATATTTTTACAATTGATGAAAAAAATCTAAAAAAAGCTAATCCCGATCTTATTATTTCTCAAAAAACATGTGAAGTTTGTGCAGCATATACAAATCAAGTAAACAAAGCACTACAAATTCTTCAAACAAAACCAATTCTTCATACAATGGATCCTCATAACATACAGGAGATTATTCAATCAGTTATAGAATTGGGAAAAATTCTACACAGAGAATCTAAAGCCAGAGAAATCACAGAGTCCCTTGAAAGAAGAGTTCAGAATATCAAAATGAAACATAATAATGAAAAAGCAAAAGTTGTGACAATTGAATGGATTGAGCCATTTTTTACTGCAGGGCACTGGATTCCTGAGATGATAGAGATTGCAGGAGGAATCAACATGATTAGTAAAACAGGAGAGCATTCAAGACGTATGGATTTTCAGGAAGTGGTTGAAGCAGACCCTGATATAATTATTGTAATGCCATGCGGTTTTGATAGAAAACGCACAATATCAGAATACAACAACATTCTAAAAGGAAATGAAAAATGGAATTCACTCAAAGCAGTAAAGAATAATCAAATTTTTGCAGTTGATGCAGATTCATTTTTCAGCAAACCAAGCATACGAACAATAGGCGGATTAGAGATCCTAGCAAAAATTATTCAACCAGATGAATTTGGCAATCTTCAAGTTTTAGAAGAATCCTTTTCACAAATTGCTTAG